The stretch of DNA TGGTTCTAAAAAATGTCGAGAACTCCTTAATGTAGAAGACTGGGATAGTCTTATTTCGATGGCGAAGGCGCAGGTAAAAGAAGGCGCGCACGTTTTGGATGTCAACGTAGACTACGTAGGTAGAGACGGGGAAAAGGATATGCACGAACTGGCATCCCGTCTGGTGAATAATGTTACTCTTCCTCTCATGCTTGACTCCACCGAATGGACGAAGATGGAGGCGGGGTTAAAAGTAGCTGGTGGTAAATGTATCCTCAACTCAACTAATTACGAGGATGGGGAAGAAAGATTTTTCCAAGTCTTAGAATTAGCTAAAAAATACGGTGCTGGGGTAGTTATTGGTACTATCGATGAAGATGGTATGGGACGAACTGCCGATAAAAAGTTTGCCATTGCTAAACGTGCTTATGATGCAGCAGTAGAGTATGGTATTCCTCCCCATGAAATCTTTTTCGATCCTTTAGCGTTACCTGTATCTACTGGTATTGAAGAAGATAGGGAAAATGGTAAAGCAACAGTCGAAGCAATTAAAAGAATTAGAGAAGAGTTACCAGGTTGTCATATTTTATTGGGTGTTTCTAATGTTTCCTTTGGTTTAAATCCTGCTGCGCGACAAGTATTAAATTCTGTCTTTTTACATGAATGTATGGCAGTGGGTTTGGATGCAGCTATTGTTAGTGCCAATAAAATTTTACCTCTCTCTAAAATAGACGAAGAACATCAACAAGTGTGTTTGGATTTAATTTACGACAGACGAAAATTTGATGGTGATATCTGCACCTACGATCCTCTTGGCGAATTAACAACTTTATTCGCAGGAAAGAAAGCTAAAAAATCCGAAGCAGTTGATAAGAACTTACCCATTGATGAAAGACTAAAACAACATATTATTGACGGAGAAAGAATTGGTTTAGAAGATGCTTTAAATGAAGCTTTACAAAATCATCCTCCCTTAGAAATTATCAATACTTTCCTCTTAGATGGCATGAAAGTTGTCGGAGAATTATTCGGTTCGGGACAAATGCAATTACCGTTTGTATTACAGTCGGCACAAACTATGAAAGCTGCGGTAGCATATTTAGAACCTTTTATGGATAAAGAAGAAGCTGATGATAAAGGTAAAGGAATTTTTATTATTGCAACAGTTAAAGGCGACGTTCATGATATTGGTAAAAATTTAGTCGATATTATTCTATCTAATAATGGTTATAAGGTAATTAATTTAGGGATTAAGCAACCAGTAGAAAATATAATTCAAGCTTACGAAGAACATAAAGCAGACTGCATTGCCATGAGTGGTTTGCTCGTAAAATCTACTGCCTTTATGAAAGATAATTTGGAAACTTTTAATGAAAAAGGTATTACTGTTCCTGTTATTTTGGGTGGTGCTGCTTTAACACCCAAATTTGTTCATCAAGATTGCCAAAATACTTATAAAGGTAAAGTAATTTATGGAAAAGATGCTTTTGCAGATTTGCATTTTATGGATAAATTAATGCCAGCAAAAGCTGCTGGTAATTGGGATGATTTGAAGGGGTTTTTAGATGAATTTGGTGATGGTAAGGGCAAACCGTTCGCCCCTACAGAAAATGGAGGAAATGGCAAAGTTTTTGGTGATGCAAATCCTGATACTATCTTTGTTGATGAGGAAACGAAACAACCAGAACCAGTTGCGATCGATACCAAACGTTCAGAAGCAGTAGCTGTCAATATATTTCGTCCGACTCCTCCTTTTTGGGGAACAAAAATCATTACACCAGAAGAAATTGATTTAGAAGAGGTATTCTGGTATTTAGATTTGCAAGCATTGATTGCTGGACAATGGCAATTTCGTAAACCAAGAGAACAATCAAGAGAAGAATACGATCAGTTTTTAGCTGAAAAAGTTTATCCTATTCTAGATCAATGGAAGCAACGGATTATTGCCGAAAAATTACTACATCCTACAGTAATTTATGGTTACTTCCCTTGTCTGGCGGAAGAAAATTCTCTGCACATATACGACCCGAATGATTCTAAAATAGAACTAGTAAAATGGGATTTTCCCCGTCAAAAATCTGGTCGTCGTCTCTGTATTGCCGACTTCTTTGCGCCTGTAGAAAGCGAGAAAATGGATGTTTTCCCGATGCAAGCGGTAACAGTAGGCGAAATTGCGACTGAATACGCTAAAAAACTTTTTGAAGGTCATGATTATACCAATTATCTGTACTATCATGGCATGGCGGTACAAACAGCAGAAGCTTTAGCAGAATGGACTCATGCCAAAATACGCCGTGAGTTGGGATTTGGCGATGAAGAACCAGATAATGTTAAAGAAGTTTTGCAACAAAAACATCGTGGTTCTCGCTATAGTTTTGGTTATCCTGCTTGTCCGAATATTGCGGATCAGTATAAACAATTGGAGATATTAGATACTCAAAGAATTGGTATGTATATGGATGAAAGCGAACAATTATATCCAGAACAATCCACTACTGCTTTTGTTACTTATCATCCAGTGTCTAAATATTTTAGTGCCTAATAACTGAATTTAAGCAAACAATATAAGATGTCATAGTTTTTCCTATTTTGTCTTATATTGTCTCAGTCTTTTAGAACGGATATATCTCTGCCTCAATTGTGGGTTTGATTTTGCTTCCAATGATTCAAAATATCCTTAACTAAAACTTCTTTAATCCAAATTTGCGAGACAATTAGTAGCGGAATAGCTAGAAATAAACCAAGAAAACCGAAAAAACTAGCAAAAACGACCACTGCTAAAATTGTAAATACTGGCAAAAGATTGACCTCTTCTTTCATGATTAAAGGAACTAAAATTAAACTTTCCACCTGTTGAATCACAATATAAAGCAAAATCGTTGCTCCAGCTTTCCAAGGAGCATCTAGTAAGGCAAATAAGGTTGGTGGAATCACACTCAAGGTAGGGCCGACGTTGGGAATAAATTCTAATAAACCTGCTAAGACGGCATTCACAAAAGGCAATGGTACTCTCAGAATCGATAATCCGACAAAGGATAGAAAGGCGATGACAAGCATCGTAATGAGTGTACCTCTAATCCAACCTACCAAAGAAATTTCGCACTCAAATAGAATTTCATCAACGCGCCTTCTGTAAAAGGCAGGAAATAATAAGATAAAAATGCGTCGGTATTGCGTGGGATCTGCCAAGAGCATGATGGTTAGAACCAAAAACAGCAATATATTTAGGACAGCACTGAGAGAATTATTGAGGAGTACAAAAAAGTTACTGAGGAGTTGGGAAATCCACGTTTGTATTTGTTGAGTTAGATTTTCTAAACCTCGAAACTGTTCAAACTGTTCTAACATCGAACCAGGAATTACAGATTGCAGCCATTCAATCCAAGTACGCAGTCGTTGGGATACTTGTGGCAGGATATTAACTATTTCTTGTAACTGAGTGACCAAACGTGGCACAATCAAGGCAAAAAAGCCAACTATAATCGCTAATAAGATAATTATGGTGATAGCGATCGCAATTCCTCGTTTTACTCGCGATTGTTGTAGTCTCCGAACCACTCGGTTTAAAATGGTTGCTAAAATGACAGCAGCAAATACCAAAAGAACAACTTGCCTGATTTGCCACAGAATGTAACAAGAAACAATTAAAACAATTAAACCAAGCCAATGCTTGAAACGCACAATTTTACCTCCATTAACGAAGTCGAAGCAGGCTCGGTTTTTCCAGCTTTTTCAACTTCGTAAGTAATTATCTAACGAGCGAATGCAGCCAGCATCTGGCTAAGTGTATAGAGAGAGTTTCAATCTAACTTCACAAAGCGGAATAATTTTAAGCCGTTCTGTCGGTCAGACAAAAGCTAACTAAAATATTATCAATAAGCTGAATTGTTGAACACATAATAAATTTAGTTAAGCGATCGCTTTACTGGCAACAAGCTGTTTTTTTAACCAGATCTTTTCTTTAGCATGAAGATAACAAGGATCGGCAAAAATTGCGATCGCGCGCTGATAAGATGCTAGGGCATTGCCATATGCTTCTATTTCAGCCAATAGTAACCCTCGGTTAAACCATGCTTGATGATACTCTGGTTGAATTGCAACTGCTTTATCATAGGAATTAAGGGCTTCGGCAAAGCGTTTCATGGCACTTAAAGCATTACCTCGATTATTCCAGGCTTTACTATAATTACGATCCAGTTCAATCGCACGCTCAAAAGCAGCCAGGGCTTCTCCATATTGCTGTTCCTGACAAAGAGTGCAGCCTAATGAATCCCAATATTTCGGACTTTGAGAGTCTTGTTTAGAATTGACCATCATAAGAATCTTTGATAAAAGATCATTATTACATTATGTATTGCCCGTGCTTTAGTTTGACACCCGACTTCTTATTATTCGATGAATCCTAAATAGACCTAGTTGTTCTTAAGATTATTTTTTGATTAATCTACTCATTTTTTTTAGGTTCTTTTCACAAAATATTGCTCATCGAGTCAGCTTATTTTCAGTTTATTTAGCAAAGATAATAAGTAACAAAAAAAAATTCAATCCGTGAAAAGAAATGAAACGTTTTATGATTGCTATTTTATTGACATTAACAATTTCAGGAATATGCAGAAGAAATAGCTGCTACTAATACTAATTCTATTCCGTAACAATGTAGAACTTACTCCATTTAGTTTAGTAACTAATGGCTATTAAGTCTATTTTGCCAATCAAAAAAATCTTAGCAAAGATCATACATAAAAATTCAGTAAAATTTGCGATCGCTTGAGTAAGCTTAGCATCAGATAAAATTAAATCGTGTTCCATGCTAGCACCAAAAATGCCTAAAACCATGAACCATATTTTTGCCAGAAACCGACCAAAGTTTTTTCGACTAACTATCTTAACTTTAGTAATTTTTGGTATTACTATTTTGTTTGCTGCTAACCCTGCTTTGGCACAAGAATCTTCTGGGGGTATTGGTTTTAATCCTCAAGAATGGTTACGCAGTGCCTTGGAGTGGATCGATAGTGTTGGTGTGGTTGGAGCGATCGCTTTTATTTTTCTTTATATAATAGCTACTGTGGCATTTTTACCAGGTTCGATCCTGACTTTAGGGGCTGGTGTTGTCTTTGGTTTAGTCTTAGGTTCATTATATGTTTTTATTGGTGCTACGTTAGGAGCTACGGCAGCTTTTTTAGTGGGACGTTATCTAGCTAGGAGTTTGGTTGCTCAAAAAATTGAAGGCAATCAAAAATTTAGCGCGATCGACAGGGCAGTTGGACGAGAAGGACTTAAAATTGTTCTTTTGACCCGTTTATCTCCTATTTTTCCCTTTAATTTGTTGAATTATGCCTACGGAGTTACTGGAGTTTCTCTGAAAGACTATGTAATCGGTTCGGTGGGAATGATTCCTGGAACGATTATGTACGTCTATATCGGTTCTTTAGCTGGTAATCTTGCCACCATCGGTACTGAAGCTCAAACTGCTAACCCTGCCTTACAATGGACAATTCGGATCGTGGGTTTGATCACTACGGTAGCGGTCACCCTTTATGTAACTAAAATTGCTCGTAAGGCTTTAGAAAATGAAGTCCTAGAACCTAAAAGCGATTCAAATAAACGATTCGATCTTAATTAGTTAATAAATTTACAATTAAAGGGAAAAAGCAATGGAGAGAGGAGCAATGGAGTTAAACCAAATAAAAAAACAAGCATTGGAATTACCGATTCGCGATCGCTGGCATTTAGTCCAATCGCTGCTGATTTCCATTCAACAAGAAACGCTGTTATCTATTTCTCCGAGTCCAACAGTCAAACCTTTAACTAACCTCGATCCTTGGACTCAAAGTTTAATCGGTGTAATTGAACTGAATGAAAAAGAGGCTACAGAATCTTATGTAGATTATCTGGAGGAAAAATACAGTTGAAGCGGGTGTTGTTTGATAGTGATGTACTATTAGATGTTTTGGCTCAACGTCGAGATTTTATTGTCGCTTCTGCACTGGCGTTGGATACGGTGGCACAGGGAAAAGTTCAGGGCTATGTTTCAGGTCATGCTGTGACCAATATATTCTACATTTTACGTCGTCAAATTGGTAATAAAGCAGCCCGTGAACTGATATCAAGATTATTGCAGCGTCTTCAAGTTGCTAGTGTGACAGATGAGGTAATTCGGAGGGCTTTACAAAGCTTTATCGCAGATTTTGAGGATGCAGTCACAAGTGAAACGGCAAAAGCTGAGGGTCTGGAATTAATTGTGACACGAAACAAATCTGATTTTGTAGCTTCTTCAGTTCCAGCAATGCTGCCAGAGGAATTTTTAGCAACTTTATCTGAGTAATTTAAATAAAAAAATCAATAAAATTATGTCAAATTCAGCTTTTGAGCAAGTAACAGTTCTCCCAATGGACGAACATAATCAAAAACTCGTTTCCTATGTTCATCCAAACGATTGGGTAAATCCGCAACCAGCAAATTGTTATGATTTAGTTGTCATAGGTGCGGGTACGGCTGGATTAGTTGTCGCAGCAGGAGCAGCAGGTTTAGGTTTAGGTTTAAAAGTTGCCTTGATTGAAAAGCATCTAATGGGTGGAGATTGCTTGAATGTGGGTTGCGTCCCTTCCAAATGTATCATTCGTTCTGCTCGCGTTGTTGGCCAGATGCTGAAGGCAGCAGCTTTTGGTATTAACCCTCCCGAAACAATAGAGGTTGATTTTCCTACGGTGATGGCAAGAATGCGAAAACTGAGGGCTGCTATCAGTCATCATGATTCCGCTCAACGTTTTCAAAATTTGGGTATTGATGTATTTTTGGGAGCGGGTCGTTTTTTAGGTAACAATGCTATTGAAGTTGGCGGTAAGACTCTCAAATATAAAAAAGCTGTGATTGCTACAGGAGCAAGAGCCGTACGCCCTAAGATTGAAGGGATCGAAGAGGCAGGTTTTTTGACCAACGAAACAGTCTTTTCTCTTACCGAACGCCCCAAACGTCTTGCTGTTATTGGTGGGGGGCCTATTGGATGCGAAATGGCTCAGGCTTTTAGTCGCTTAGGATGTAAAGTGATTCTGTTTCACCGATATTCTCATCTTTTAAATAAAGAGGACACTGATGCTGCTGAAATTGTCCAAACTAATTTTATTCGGGAAGGAATTGAGTTAGTCCTAGATTCTCAGATACAAAGAGTCGAAAAAACTCCTGAAGGAAAAACACTATACTATACTTGCAATGGTCAAACCGAATTAGTCACCGTCGATGAAATTTTAATTGGGGCAGGACGCGCACCTAATGTGGAAGGATTAAATTTAGAAGCAGTGGGAGTAGAATACGATCGCGCCAGCGCAGCGCTTCGCGATCGCAACGGGGTTAAAGTCAATGATTATCTTCAGACAACTAATCCTAAAATTTATGCAGCAGGGGATATCTGCATGAATTGGAAGTTTACTCACGCAGCCGATGCAGCAGCACGGATCGTGATTAAAAATACGCTCTTTTCTCCCTTTGGTTTGGGACGTTCTAAGCTCAGTAGTTTGATCATGCCTTGGGTAACTTATACCGATCCCGAAATTGCTCATGTAGGGATGTACGAACATGAGGCTAAAGAACGAGGAATTGAGGTTAATACAATTAAGATTTTGATGAGTAATGTTGATCGGGCGATCGCTGATGGAGAAACTGAAGGATTTGTCAAAATTCATCACAAACAAGGGTCTGATAAAATTCTAGGCGCGACAATTGTTGCTCCTCATGCGGGAGAAATGATTAGTGAGGTGACGACGGCTATTGTTAATAAGGTCGGTTTGAGTGGTTTATCTGGCGTAATTCATCCCTATCCAACTCAAGCAGAAGCAATTAAAAAAGCAGCCGATGCTTACCGTCGTACTTTACTAACACCGACCTCAAAAAAAATCTTGGGATTACTGACTAAGTTTTCTTAACTATAGATCATTTTTAAGAGCGATCGCTCTTCGAGTTGCTCTCAAACAATCTTTAATCTAAATTAAAAATATTGATTGGTTCAATAGCATCAGCAGGTTCAAAACCAAAGACACGAGCATAAAAATAAAATTCGCTATCCAATGCTTTCCTAATATTTTCTGCTTGCCTAAAACCATGCCCCTCCTCTTCAAAAGTGACGTAAGCGGTAGGTAAACCTTTAGCTTTAATCGCTTGAAACATCATTTCTGCTTGATTGGGCGGAACAACTTTATCCTGCAATCCTTGAAAAAAGATTACGGGAGTTGTCAATTGTTCAGTAAAATGTATGGGCGATCGCTCTACATATAAATTCTTTTCTGCTGGATAAGCTCCAATCAAACCATCTAGATAACGAGATTCAAATTTATGGGTATCTTGAGCTAAAATTTCTAAATCACTAACACCATAGTAACTTGCCCCTGCTTTAAAGGTATCGCGGAAGGTTAAAGCTGCTAAAGTGGTATAACCGCCAGCACTACTACCAGAAATAACTAATCGATTGCCGTCTACTTTTCCTTGTTGTACCAAGTATTTAGCTGCATTAACACAATCATCAATGTCAACAATGCCCCAATTTTTTGTTAATCTTTGACGATACTGACGACCATAACCAATACTACCGCCATAATTCACATCAAGATAACCAAAACCTCGACTTGTCCAATATTGAATCCGTAAACTTAAACTAACTGAGGCCGATGCAGTTGGTCCTCCATGACTTTTTACGATTAAAGGAGGTAATTCTGTTGCGGGTGCAGAATAATCTTTATTTTTGGGTGGATAGTACCAAGCATAAGCAGTGAGTCCATTTTCGGTTGGAAATTGAATTGCTTCTGGTGCAGAAAGATAACCAGTATCTAGTTCTAATTCTCCTGTAGTTTTAAAAATTTCGCTTACTTCAGTTTCAGGATTAAATTTAACTGCTGCGGTGGGTTGAGTAGGATATCCTGCAATAAAAACTACTTCTCCTTGATCGGTAGCTTGAACAGAAGAAATTTCAGTATAAGAAGTTGTAATTGGATAAAATTGTTTAGTTTCAGGATCAATTTTACCTAGATGCCAACTACCATTCTGAGAATAAGCACAGATAATTAAATTCGAGTTAACCAGATCATAAGTAGATAAACCAAATACCCAGTGAGGATAAGCAAATTCTGCTGCCATCTCAACAACAGGTTCTATTGTACTATCATGAAGATAGCGATAGAGATTCCACCAATTATTGCGATCGCTAGAAAAATACAATGTACCATCCTTAGACCATTTTGGTTCACAGATAGATTCTTGGTCACCACCAGCAATTAACTTAGCTTCCTCTATTCCTTCTGAATTAATCTTTGCTAACCATAAATAACTACTATCCCAAGGCATTGAGGGATGATTCCAACTCAACCAAGCAAGTTTTGTTCCATCTCGACTCAGACGAGGTGAAGAATAAAAATCACTTCCAGAAATTAAAGTTGCTACTTCCCCAGTGGTTAAATCAATAGTAATTATGGTATTCTCTGGTTCTTTGCCTGAATCAGAATGATTTTCACAAACACAAATTAAACGATTTCTCTGACGATCTAAAACGAAATCTGCAAAACGTCGATTTGATTGGGCGGTTAAAGGTTGCGGTTGACTACCTGGAGTATGATAATAAATCCTGTTATCAACAAAATTAGAAAAATATACTATTCCATCCGCAACTAAAAATGCTCCACCACCATATTCATGTACACGAGTACGAACATTAAAAGGTGCAGGAGTAACATCTTCTACCATTCCTTCCCCAGTACGTCTAACTAAAAGATTACGACCTTTTTCTGTTGGTCGTATTTCCAACCAGTAAAGATCATCGCCATCAACTGTTACTGCACCAATTCCAATTGTAGTTGAAACAATTAATTCAGAAGTAATAGGAGATTGCCAAGTTCCGTAGAGTGAAATTCTGTTCATAGACTTTTTTGTATTCTTCCATAGTAATTTTCCCTTAGAAACGATCGCGATTCGTGACAATCAACCTTTAACATTTATAAGTAGGTACTAATTCTTAATCCAATCAAGCTTTCGTAGCTGCACACAGGAGAACTATAAAATGCTCGATACTCAATCGGTTTTAGAAGTCTTACGCCCAGTACAAGACCCAGAATTACAGAAAAGTCTGGTAGATTTGAATATGATTCGCAATGTTCAAATTGAGGGTGACAAAGTTAGTTTTACTTTAGTTTTAACTACTCCCGCTTGTCCGTTGAGAGAATTTATAGTCGAAGATTGTCAAAATGCTGTCAAACAGCTACCTGGTGTCGAATCAGTAGAAGTAGAAGTGACTGCCGAAACACCTCAACAAAAATCTTTACCCGACCGTCAATCTGTCCCAGGCATCAAAAATATTATTGCTGTTTCTAGTGGTAAAGGAGGGGTAGGTAAAAGTTCTGTAGCAGTTAATATTGCGGTTGCTTTAGCCGACAAAGGTGCAAAGGTAGGGTTATTGGATGCCGATATTTATGGCCCTAATGCGCCTAATATGTTAGGACTCGGTAATGCCAACGTCATGGTTAAACAAGGAACTAACGG from Stanieria cyanosphaera PCC 7437 encodes:
- a CDS encoding S9 family peptidase, giving the protein MNRISLYGTWQSPITSELIVSTTIGIGAVTVDGDDLYWLEIRPTEKGRNLLVRRTGEGMVEDVTPAPFNVRTRVHEYGGGAFLVADGIVYFSNFVDNRIYYHTPGSQPQPLTAQSNRRFADFVLDRQRNRLICVCENHSDSGKEPENTIITIDLTTGEVATLISGSDFYSSPRLSRDGTKLAWLSWNHPSMPWDSSYLWLAKINSEGIEEAKLIAGGDQESICEPKWSKDGTLYFSSDRNNWWNLYRYLHDSTIEPVVEMAAEFAYPHWVFGLSTYDLVNSNLIICAYSQNGSWHLGKIDPETKQFYPITTSYTEISSVQATDQGEVVFIAGYPTQPTAAVKFNPETEVSEIFKTTGELELDTGYLSAPEAIQFPTENGLTAYAWYYPPKNKDYSAPATELPPLIVKSHGGPTASASVSLSLRIQYWTSRGFGYLDVNYGGSIGYGRQYRQRLTKNWGIVDIDDCVNAAKYLVQQGKVDGNRLVISGSSAGGYTTLAALTFRDTFKAGASYYGVSDLEILAQDTHKFESRYLDGLIGAYPAEKNLYVERSPIHFTEQLTTPVIFFQGLQDKVVPPNQAEMMFQAIKAKGLPTAYVTFEEEGHGFRQAENIRKALDSEFYFYARVFGFEPADAIEPINIFNLD
- a CDS encoding tetratricopeptide repeat protein, which gives rise to MMVNSKQDSQSPKYWDSLGCTLCQEQQYGEALAAFERAIELDRNYSKAWNNRGNALSAMKRFAEALNSYDKAVAIQPEYHQAWFNRGLLLAEIEAYGNALASYQRAIAIFADPCYLHAKEKIWLKKQLVASKAIA
- a CDS encoding mercuric reductase, coding for MSNSAFEQVTVLPMDEHNQKLVSYVHPNDWVNPQPANCYDLVVIGAGTAGLVVAAGAAGLGLGLKVALIEKHLMGGDCLNVGCVPSKCIIRSARVVGQMLKAAAFGINPPETIEVDFPTVMARMRKLRAAISHHDSAQRFQNLGIDVFLGAGRFLGNNAIEVGGKTLKYKKAVIATGARAVRPKIEGIEEAGFLTNETVFSLTERPKRLAVIGGGPIGCEMAQAFSRLGCKVILFHRYSHLLNKEDTDAAEIVQTNFIREGIELVLDSQIQRVEKTPEGKTLYYTCNGQTELVTVDEILIGAGRAPNVEGLNLEAVGVEYDRASAALRDRNGVKVNDYLQTTNPKIYAAGDICMNWKFTHAADAAARIVIKNTLFSPFGLGRSKLSSLIMPWVTYTDPEIAHVGMYEHEAKERGIEVNTIKILMSNVDRAIADGETEGFVKIHHKQGSDKILGATIVAPHAGEMISEVTTAIVNKVGLSGLSGVIHPYPTQAEAIKKAADAYRRTLLTPTSKKILGLLTKFS
- a CDS encoding AI-2E family transporter — its product is MRFKHWLGLIVLIVSCYILWQIRQVVLLVFAAVILATILNRVVRRLQQSRVKRGIAIAITIIILLAIIVGFFALIVPRLVTQLQEIVNILPQVSQRLRTWIEWLQSVIPGSMLEQFEQFRGLENLTQQIQTWISQLLSNFFVLLNNSLSAVLNILLFLVLTIMLLADPTQYRRIFILLFPAFYRRRVDEILFECEISLVGWIRGTLITMLVIAFLSFVGLSILRVPLPFVNAVLAGLLEFIPNVGPTLSVIPPTLFALLDAPWKAGATILLYIVIQQVESLILVPLIMKEEVNLLPVFTILAVVVFASFFGFLGLFLAIPLLIVSQIWIKEVLVKDILNHWKQNQTHN
- a CDS encoding PIN domain-containing protein, producing the protein MKRVLFDSDVLLDVLAQRRDFIVASALALDTVAQGKVQGYVSGHAVTNIFYILRRQIGNKAARELISRLLQRLQVASVTDEVIRRALQSFIADFEDAVTSETAKAEGLELIVTRNKSDFVASSVPAMLPEEFLATLSE
- a CDS encoding TVP38/TMEM64 family protein is translated as MLAPKMPKTMNHIFARNRPKFFRLTILTLVIFGITILFAANPALAQESSGGIGFNPQEWLRSALEWIDSVGVVGAIAFIFLYIIATVAFLPGSILTLGAGVVFGLVLGSLYVFIGATLGATAAFLVGRYLARSLVAQKIEGNQKFSAIDRAVGREGLKIVLLTRLSPIFPFNLLNYAYGVTGVSLKDYVIGSVGMIPGTIMYVYIGSLAGNLATIGTEAQTANPALQWTIRIVGLITTVAVTLYVTKIARKALENEVLEPKSDSNKRFDLN
- the metH gene encoding methionine synthase, which codes for MNSNFLNRLNSSDRHVLVFDGAMGTNLQVQNLTAEDFGGAEYEGCNEYLVHTKPEAVEKVHRGFLEAGADVIETDTFGGTSIVLAEYDLADQAYYLNKTAAELAKRLTTEYSTPEKPRFVAGSMGPGTKLPTLGHIDFDTLRDAYVVQAEALYDGGVDLLLVETCQDVLQIKAALNAIEEVFAKKGARIPLMVSVTMEQMGTMLVGTEIDAALAILERYPINILGLNCATGPDLMKDHIKYLSEHSPFIVSCVPNAGLPENVGGQAHYKLTPMELRMSLMHFVEDLGVQIVGGCCGTRYEHIQALAEMTKDLKPKERRPHYEPSAASIYSTQPYIQDNSFLIVGEKLNASGSKKCRELLNVEDWDSLISMAKAQVKEGAHVLDVNVDYVGRDGEKDMHELASRLVNNVTLPLMLDSTEWTKMEAGLKVAGGKCILNSTNYEDGEERFFQVLELAKKYGAGVVIGTIDEDGMGRTADKKFAIAKRAYDAAVEYGIPPHEIFFDPLALPVSTGIEEDRENGKATVEAIKRIREELPGCHILLGVSNVSFGLNPAARQVLNSVFLHECMAVGLDAAIVSANKILPLSKIDEEHQQVCLDLIYDRRKFDGDICTYDPLGELTTLFAGKKAKKSEAVDKNLPIDERLKQHIIDGERIGLEDALNEALQNHPPLEIINTFLLDGMKVVGELFGSGQMQLPFVLQSAQTMKAAVAYLEPFMDKEEADDKGKGIFIIATVKGDVHDIGKNLVDIILSNNGYKVINLGIKQPVENIIQAYEEHKADCIAMSGLLVKSTAFMKDNLETFNEKGITVPVILGGAALTPKFVHQDCQNTYKGKVIYGKDAFADLHFMDKLMPAKAAGNWDDLKGFLDEFGDGKGKPFAPTENGGNGKVFGDANPDTIFVDEETKQPEPVAIDTKRSEAVAVNIFRPTPPFWGTKIITPEEIDLEEVFWYLDLQALIAGQWQFRKPREQSREEYDQFLAEKVYPILDQWKQRIIAEKLLHPTVIYGYFPCLAEENSLHIYDPNDSKIELVKWDFPRQKSGRRLCIADFFAPVESEKMDVFPMQAVTVGEIATEYAKKLFEGHDYTNYLYYHGMAVQTAEALAEWTHAKIRRELGFGDEEPDNVKEVLQQKHRGSRYSFGYPACPNIADQYKQLEILDTQRIGMYMDESEQLYPEQSTTAFVTYHPVSKYFSA